In one Neobacillus sp. WH10 genomic region, the following are encoded:
- the yhaM gene encoding 3'-5' exoribonuclease YhaM, with translation MEKGILHYDVGEQAELFLLIKSSTKGIASNGKPFLTLILQDQSGEIEAKLWDAGEEDEKNYAAQSIVKILGEVQNYRGKSQLKIRQIRRTGPSDGVKLDDFLETAPLSQEEMVSKLTQYIFEMKNPNIQRITRHLIKKHQKSFLEYPAATKNHHEFVSGLAYHVVSMLDLAKAIASLYPSLDKDLLYAGVILHDMGKVMELSGPVSTVYTIEGNLLGHITIMINEIGKAAEELGISGEEVLILQHLVLSHHGKAEWGSPKPPLIKEAEILHYIDNLDAKMNMLDRALERVKPGEFSERIYALDNRSFYKPVFHN, from the coding sequence TTGGAAAAGGGAATATTACATTATGACGTTGGAGAACAGGCTGAATTATTTCTCTTAATAAAAAGTTCGACAAAAGGGATTGCGAGTAATGGGAAGCCTTTTTTGACATTAATTCTGCAAGATCAAAGTGGAGAAATTGAGGCAAAACTTTGGGATGCAGGTGAGGAAGATGAAAAAAATTACGCAGCTCAAAGTATTGTAAAAATTCTTGGAGAAGTACAAAATTATCGCGGCAAAAGTCAGCTTAAAATTCGCCAAATCCGAAGAACAGGCCCTTCTGATGGGGTGAAGCTGGATGATTTTCTTGAGACTGCCCCACTTAGTCAGGAAGAAATGGTCAGTAAGCTGACACAGTATATTTTTGAAATGAAAAATCCTAATATCCAAAGGATAACCCGTCATTTAATAAAGAAACATCAAAAGTCCTTTTTGGAATATCCTGCTGCCACTAAAAATCATCATGAGTTTGTTTCAGGACTTGCATATCACGTTGTTAGCATGCTTGACTTGGCCAAGGCAATTGCTTCGCTATATCCTAGTCTTGATAAGGATCTCCTGTATGCTGGAGTCATTTTACATGATATGGGGAAGGTAATGGAATTATCGGGTCCGGTTTCGACGGTCTATACCATTGAGGGAAATTTGTTAGGTCATATCACTATTATGATTAACGAAATTGGCAAAGCAGCTGAAGAACTTGGGATTTCCGGGGAAGAAGTGTTAATTTTACAACATCTTGTCCTAAGTCATCATGGAAAAGCTGAATGGGGCAGTCCAAAACCACCATTGATTAAGGAAGCAGAAATTCTCCACTATATAGATAATCTTGATGCAAAAATGAACATGCTTGACCGTGCATTAGAAAGAGTGAAGCCTGGTGAATTTTCAGAACGAATTTATGCCTTGGATAACCGGTCATTTTATAAGCCAGTGTTTCACAATTAA
- a CDS encoding sporulation YhaL family protein has translation MTIPIWIYAVVVGIVISALMAIKTGREERLVELEDIEREGEIYIKRLEREKELREELRSTGE, from the coding sequence TTGACTATTCCTATTTGGATTTATGCAGTTGTGGTTGGAATTGTGATCAGTGCACTCATGGCAATAAAAACGGGCAGAGAAGAGCGGTTGGTAGAATTGGAAGACATCGAGCGCGAAGGAGAGATTTATATTAAACGTCTGGAGCGTGAAAAAGAGTTACGCGAAGAACTTAGGTCTACAGGGGAATAA
- a CDS encoding peptidylprolyl isomerase: protein MKKWILALTLTGGVLTLGACNQSGSNTVAESKAGNVTQEELYNSMKDKVGDQALQQLMYEKVLSKKYKISDKELNEKVDQLKSQLGANFEATIAQYGYKSEADFKKTMELGMMQEKAAMKDVKVTEKELKEYYDDYQPDIKARHILVADEATANEVKKKLDDGAKFEDVAKEYSTDTASAQNGGDLGTINNTNKAQYDPDFIKAAFALKANEISAPVKTQFGYHIIQVTEKKEKKPYEEMKKDIEYQVKQSKLTSDVINKAMQRELKAADVKVTDKDLKDALAAEKSSEKK from the coding sequence ATGAAAAAATGGATATTAGCCCTCACATTAACTGGTGGGGTTCTTACATTAGGCGCTTGTAATCAAAGTGGATCTAATACAGTGGCAGAAAGTAAGGCAGGAAATGTTACACAAGAAGAACTTTATAACTCAATGAAGGACAAGGTTGGTGACCAAGCCCTTCAACAGCTTATGTATGAAAAAGTTCTTTCAAAGAAATACAAAATATCAGATAAAGAATTAAATGAAAAAGTCGATCAATTAAAATCACAACTTGGTGCAAATTTTGAAGCAACTATTGCACAATATGGGTATAAAAGCGAAGCAGATTTCAAGAAAACAATGGAACTTGGTATGATGCAGGAAAAAGCAGCAATGAAAGACGTAAAAGTAACGGAAAAAGAATTAAAGGAATATTATGATGACTATCAACCGGATATTAAAGCACGTCATATACTTGTTGCTGATGAAGCAACCGCAAATGAGGTAAAGAAAAAGCTTGATGACGGAGCAAAATTTGAAGATGTTGCGAAAGAATACTCAACAGATACAGCTTCCGCTCAAAATGGCGGCGATTTAGGTACAATCAACAATACGAATAAAGCGCAATATGATCCTGACTTTATAAAAGCAGCTTTTGCACTTAAAGCTAATGAAATTAGTGCACCAGTAAAAACTCAATTTGGGTACCATATTATCCAAGTAACAGAGAAAAAAGAGAAAAAGCCATATGAAGAAATGAAGAAAGATATTGAGTATCAAGTAAAACAATCTAAATTAACTAGTGATGTCATCAACAAAGCAATGCAGCGTGAACTAAAAGCAGCAGACGTAAAAGTAACCGATAAAGACTTAAAAGACGCACTTGCGGCGGAAAAATCTTCAGAGAAGAAATAA
- a CDS encoding YjcZ family sporulation protein has protein sequence MSGGVGYGGGFALVVVLFILLVIIGASWIY, from the coding sequence ATGTCTGGTGGAGTAGGTTACGGTGGTGGATTTGCGTTAGTCGTAGTCCTTTTCATCCTATTAGTAATCATAGGAGCTTCTTGGATCTATTAA
- a CDS encoding DUF1878 family protein translates to MNEHELLLKRINLLEYHQKLLVKLLNNPNLEFYKLIIEYGLTEQEIDKFYYLCNELSKKLDEQKAEGYVYFHPLFAKFSASLPAKMKIDDVIKACLLQKLYEPLFQEFEKYLK, encoded by the coding sequence ATGAATGAACATGAATTGCTGTTGAAAAGAATAAATTTACTTGAATATCACCAGAAGCTGTTAGTGAAGCTGCTTAACAACCCAAATCTTGAATTTTATAAGCTTATCATCGAATATGGGTTAACCGAGCAAGAAATAGACAAGTTCTATTATTTATGTAATGAATTGAGCAAGAAATTAGACGAACAAAAAGCGGAAGGGTATGTTTACTTTCATCCGCTTTTTGCTAAATTTTCAGCTTCTTTACCAGCAAAAATGAAGATAGACGATGTGATAAAGGCATGCTTACTTCAGAAATTGTACGAGCCTCTTTTTCAGGAGTTCGAAAAATACTTAAAATAG
- a CDS encoding HTH-type transcriptional regulator Hpr has protein sequence MTEKQYSMKEAMIFSQRITQLSKALWKSIEKDWQQWIKPYDLNINEHHILWIAYHLNGASISDVAKFGVMHVSTAFNFSKKLEERGLLKFSKKENDKRNTYIQLTDKGEEILLQSMETYEPNGNAAFSGALPLRELYGKFPEIIEMMAIVRNIYGEDFMEIFERSFHNIESEFVEENGTLKKAKKTEQELA, from the coding sequence ATGACCGAGAAACAATATTCGATGAAAGAAGCGATGATTTTTAGTCAGAGAATTACGCAATTAAGTAAAGCATTATGGAAGTCAATCGAAAAAGACTGGCAGCAATGGATTAAGCCTTATGATTTAAATATTAATGAACATCATATTCTTTGGATTGCCTACCATTTGAATGGCGCCTCCATCTCGGATGTAGCCAAATTCGGGGTAATGCATGTCTCAACAGCTTTTAATTTTTCAAAAAAATTAGAAGAACGAGGTTTGTTAAAATTTTCAAAAAAAGAAAATGACAAACGGAATACCTACATTCAACTCACCGACAAAGGGGAAGAGATTTTACTTCAATCAATGGAAACTTATGAGCCCAACGGAAATGCCGCTTTTTCTGGAGCATTGCCACTGCGGGAATTGTATGGTAAGTTTCCGGAAATTATTGAAATGATGGCGATTGTTCGCAATATTTACGGTGAAGATTTTATGGAGATTTTTGAACGTTCTTTTCATAACATTGAAAGTGAATTTGTTGAAGAAAATGGGACACTGAAAAAGGCGAAAAAGACGGAACAAGAGTTAGCATAA
- a CDS encoding YtxH domain-containing protein: protein MKLKHFFYGFIAGGLAAGISTMLTAPNSGDVTRAQLKNKQQLVLKQLRELKTNLIQIKDSATVATKEGKMNILTFLSEVKISLTQWEKEICLQQQAIQKELIEMKETVQKLEREFSEYIK from the coding sequence ATGAAATTAAAACATTTTTTTTATGGATTTATAGCTGGTGGTCTTGCTGCAGGTATTAGTACGATGCTAACAGCTCCAAATTCAGGAGATGTTACCAGAGCTCAATTAAAAAATAAGCAACAACTAGTGCTTAAGCAATTACGTGAACTTAAAACAAACCTAATACAAATAAAAGATTCTGCCACCGTTGCAACAAAAGAAGGAAAAATGAATATTTTAACGTTTCTGTCTGAAGTTAAAATCTCTCTCACCCAATGGGAGAAAGAGATATGCCTTCAACAACAAGCAATTCAAAAAGAACTTATTGAAATGAAAGAAACAGTCCAAAAGTTAGAGAGGGAATTTTCAGAATATATCAAATAA
- a CDS encoding tryptophan transporter, whose amino-acid sequence MNTKNLVVLALLAGIGVVLHTVMPAFLTIKPDMMLAMMFLGIILIPEIKSVMLLAIVTGVLSGITTSFPGGTIPNIIDKPVTALIFFGLFLALKRYRNSIISVGVLTGVGTLVSGTIFLGSAYLLVGLPGPFAAIFAAGVLPAVVLNTVVMVILYPVAQSIVKRTNLSSASVIQK is encoded by the coding sequence ATGAATACAAAGAACCTTGTAGTTTTAGCACTTTTAGCGGGAATTGGGGTAGTTTTACACACGGTAATGCCAGCGTTCCTTACCATTAAACCAGACATGATGTTGGCGATGATGTTTTTAGGAATTATTCTTATTCCAGAAATAAAAAGTGTCATGCTGTTAGCGATTGTTACCGGAGTATTATCCGGCATAACCACTAGTTTCCCTGGTGGGACAATTCCGAATATCATCGATAAGCCTGTCACCGCACTAATCTTTTTCGGTTTATTTTTAGCCTTAAAAAGATACCGAAACTCGATTATTAGCGTTGGAGTTTTAACTGGTGTCGGAACATTGGTTTCAGGCACGATCTTTTTAGGATCAGCCTACTTGTTAGTAGGTTTACCAGGCCCATTCGCAGCAATTTTTGCGGCAGGTGTTTTACCAGCTGTTGTCCTCAATACCGTAGTAATGGTTATTTTGTATCCAGTGGCTCAATCAATTGTCAAAAGAACTAATTTGTCATCAGCTTCCGTCATTCAAAAGTAA
- a CDS encoding HIT family protein: MSDCIFCKIVNGEIPAAKVFENEHVLAFLDISQVTKGHTLVIPKVHKENLFELTPEIAKNIFEVVPSIANAIKKEFNPAGLNIINNNGELAGQTVFHFHIHLIPRYGKGDGLGVVWKSNQSDYTPQILQEMAANINKQL, encoded by the coding sequence ATGAGTGATTGTATTTTTTGTAAAATAGTAAATGGCGAAATTCCAGCAGCAAAAGTGTTTGAAAATGAGCATGTATTAGCGTTTTTAGATATTAGTCAAGTGACAAAAGGTCATACTCTCGTCATTCCAAAGGTACATAAGGAGAACTTATTTGAACTGACTCCTGAAATAGCAAAAAATATTTTTGAGGTTGTCCCCTCCATTGCCAATGCGATCAAAAAAGAATTTAATCCGGCTGGTTTAAATATTATCAATAATAATGGCGAACTGGCAGGCCAGACTGTTTTTCATTTCCATATTCATCTGATTCCCCGCTATGGAAAAGGGGATGGATTGGGAGTAGTTTGGAAAAGCAACCAAAGCGATTATACACCACAAATATTACAAGAAATGGCAGCGAATATTAATAAACAATTATAA
- a CDS encoding ABC transporter ATP-binding protein, producing MSLLTIDNLVGGYTRNPVLKDVSFEVREKELVGLIGLNGAGKSTTIKHIIGLMEPHRGTIKINGHSFTENKEAYRRLFTFVPETPVLYEELTLDEHLKLTAMAYGLDESTYKQRITPLLSEFRMEKRLNWFPAHFSKGMKQKVMIMCAFLVQPSLYIVDEPFVGLDPLGIQSLLDLMKKMKENGAGILMSTHILATAEKYCDRFVILHEGKIRAKGTLAELREQFSMPTASLDDLYIQLTKEENYV from the coding sequence ATGTCTTTATTAACAATTGACAATCTTGTCGGGGGATACACAAGGAACCCTGTATTAAAGGATGTATCCTTTGAGGTTCGGGAGAAGGAATTAGTCGGACTTATTGGACTGAATGGAGCGGGGAAAAGTACAACCATTAAACATATTATTGGATTAATGGAACCACATCGCGGCACCATCAAAATTAATGGACATTCCTTTACAGAAAATAAAGAAGCTTATCGCCGCTTGTTTACGTTTGTTCCTGAAACACCGGTCTTATATGAAGAACTAACGCTAGATGAGCATTTGAAATTAACTGCCATGGCTTACGGGCTGGACGAGTCTACTTATAAACAGCGAATTACTCCGCTGTTGTCAGAATTCCGGATGGAAAAGCGCTTAAACTGGTTTCCGGCTCATTTTTCCAAAGGGATGAAACAGAAGGTAATGATTATGTGTGCGTTCCTGGTACAGCCATCGCTCTATATTGTTGATGAACCTTTTGTTGGCCTAGATCCGCTTGGGATTCAATCCTTGCTTGATTTAATGAAAAAGATGAAAGAAAACGGTGCGGGAATCTTAATGTCGACACATATTCTCGCGACGGCGGAAAAATATTGTGACCGCTTTGTCATTCTCCATGAAGGGAAAATACGTGCCAAAGGGACACTTGCTGAGTTAAGAGAGCAGTTCTCGATGCCAACAGCCTCTTTAGATGATTTGTATATTCAATTGACGAAGGAAGAAAATTATGTTTGA
- a CDS encoding ABC transporter permease produces MFDEKKLWKDRASGRMKDLGRYLRYIFNGHLVIVLLFLVGTAAFYYQKWIETLSTDFPAELFLAVIIGFFVTYSPVYNFLLEADRVFLLPLEDKLKGYFLRSGIVSFVFQGYILLMVLAILMPIYAHVNNNSFSPFIPFLVVLLIAKGWNLAVTWKTHYYIESSVQRWDIVVRFFLNAVFSYLLFKQANLIHLLIIALIMGFYYYSFLARTKKMSLKWDQLIDHEEKRMASFYRLANMFTDVPKLKDTVKRRIWLDLFISRIPFSQEKTYLYLFSRTFLRSSDYLGLFLRLTVIGALGIYFISFGLGQILLSSLFLYLTGFQLLPLWNHHQNKLWVDIYPVAQKYKTASFYFLLMIILTIQAVIFALFIMIKGEIFISLLALLAGLGFSYIFVYFYGKNRLKA; encoded by the coding sequence ATGTTTGATGAGAAGAAACTGTGGAAAGATCGCGCCAGTGGTCGCATGAAAGATTTAGGAAGATATTTACGCTATATTTTCAATGGGCATCTTGTCATCGTCTTGTTATTTCTAGTTGGTACAGCAGCATTTTATTATCAAAAATGGATTGAAACACTTTCAACTGATTTTCCTGCTGAGCTTTTTTTAGCTGTAATCATTGGATTTTTCGTAACATACAGTCCAGTTTACAACTTTCTGCTTGAAGCTGACAGAGTATTTTTACTGCCTCTAGAGGATAAATTGAAAGGATATTTTCTCCGTTCCGGGATCGTAAGCTTTGTATTTCAAGGCTATATTCTATTAATGGTCCTGGCAATACTTATGCCAATATATGCACATGTAAATAATAATAGCTTTAGCCCATTTATCCCATTCCTCGTTGTTTTACTTATTGCAAAGGGATGGAATTTAGCTGTCACTTGGAAAACTCATTATTACATTGAGTCATCCGTACAAAGATGGGATATAGTTGTTCGCTTTTTTCTTAATGCTGTATTTTCCTATCTATTATTTAAACAGGCAAACCTTATTCATCTTTTAATTATCGCATTGATTATGGGCTTTTATTATTACAGCTTTTTAGCCCGGACAAAAAAAATGAGCTTAAAGTGGGATCAATTAATTGACCACGAAGAAAAGAGAATGGCTTCCTTTTATCGATTGGCCAATATGTTTACGGATGTACCAAAATTAAAGGACACTGTTAAACGAAGAATATGGCTTGATTTGTTTATTAGCAGAATCCCATTTTCACAAGAAAAGACCTATCTATATTTGTTTTCACGAACGTTTTTGCGCTCATCTGATTATCTGGGATTATTCCTACGTTTAACTGTGATTGGCGCGCTTGGCATCTATTTTATTTCATTTGGCTTGGGGCAAATTTTACTTAGTTCTTTATTTTTATATCTAACCGGATTTCAATTGCTGCCATTATGGAATCACCACCAAAACAAACTGTGGGTTGATATTTACCCAGTTGCACAAAAATATAAGACAGCTTCATTCTATTTTCTGTTAATGATTATCTTAACGATCCAAGCAGTTATTTTCGCATTATTTATTATGATTAAAGGTGAAATATTTATTTCATTGCTTGCTTTACTCGCAGGTCTTGGGTTTAGTTACATTTTTGTATATTTTTACGGTAAAAATCGATTAAAAGCATAA
- a CDS encoding EcsC family protein, with amino-acid sequence MNEYELMVYEEVEEWKRKLKRRSGMMNRISKKAQGKINEWIPDKVHEVMTESIKGMVKATLFGSQVTTNKDQARGLTLAERDELARKKISAYQKTAVVEGAGTGAGGILLGLADFPLLLSIKMKFLFEAASVYGFDSRKYEERLFILHVFQLAFSSDEIRKNTLFEIENWDSRKQVLVEMDWHKFQQEYRDYIDLAKLFQLVPGIGAFVGAYANNNLLKHLGETAMNAYRLRLLQKAPEL; translated from the coding sequence TTGAATGAGTATGAATTAATGGTTTATGAAGAAGTAGAAGAATGGAAACGAAAATTAAAGAGACGTTCAGGAATGATGAACCGTATATCGAAAAAAGCTCAAGGGAAAATCAACGAATGGATTCCAGATAAGGTTCATGAGGTCATGACTGAAAGTATTAAAGGAATGGTCAAAGCAACGTTATTTGGCTCCCAGGTGACAACGAATAAAGATCAGGCCCGTGGCTTAACACTTGCAGAAAGAGATGAATTGGCACGAAAAAAAATATCTGCCTATCAGAAGACAGCAGTGGTCGAAGGAGCAGGGACAGGGGCTGGAGGTATTTTACTTGGTCTTGCAGATTTTCCGTTACTCCTATCAATTAAGATGAAATTTCTGTTTGAAGCGGCTTCTGTTTATGGATTTGATTCAAGGAAATATGAAGAAAGATTATTTATTCTCCATGTTTTTCAACTAGCTTTTTCAAGTGATGAAATTCGCAAGAATACTTTATTTGAAATTGAGAATTGGGATAGCCGCAAGCAGGTACTCGTGGAAATGGATTGGCACAAGTTCCAGCAGGAGTACCGTGATTATATTGATCTAGCTAAATTATTTCAGCTTGTCCCGGGGATAGGGGCGTTTGTTGGCGCCTATGCTAATAATAATCTTCTGAAACATTTAGGTGAAACGGCGATGAATGCCTACCGATTAAGGCTGCTGCAAAAAGCCCCTGAACTCTAA
- a CDS encoding amidohydrolase, translating into MLNKLFNKLEGYYEEMVSIRRYLHQHPELSFQEYETAKFIQSYYEKINIEVKGNVGGNGVVAKIYGKKSGKTVALRADFDALPIQDEKNVPYKSLVPGVMHACGHDGHTATLLVLAKALNELSEELEGTYVFIHQHAEEYAPGGAAPMIEDGCLEGVDVIFGTHLWSSEPTGTIQYRTGPIMAAADRFEIEIQGQGGHGAQPHKTKDAIVTASQLVLNLQQIVSRKVNPVEAAVVTVASFTAENAFNVIADKAKLVGTVRTFNEGIRQLIEEEIERIIHGTCYSANSTYKYDFVRGYPAVINHERETEFLISCAKDVSEVKTIEETEPQMGGEDFAYYLQKVPGTFFYTGAKPVRDDDGYPHHHPKFDIDEKAMLIAAKTLGTAAIRIHKE; encoded by the coding sequence ATGTTAAACAAGCTTTTTAATAAATTAGAAGGTTACTACGAAGAAATGGTCTCAATCAGGCGCTATCTGCACCAGCATCCAGAATTATCGTTTCAAGAATATGAAACGGCAAAATTTATTCAATCCTATTATGAAAAAATTAATATTGAAGTAAAGGGTAATGTAGGTGGTAATGGAGTGGTTGCCAAAATCTATGGGAAAAAGTCTGGTAAGACGGTTGCATTACGTGCAGACTTTGACGCATTGCCCATTCAGGATGAAAAAAATGTTCCTTACAAATCATTAGTACCTGGAGTCATGCATGCATGTGGACATGACGGTCATACTGCTACACTTCTTGTCCTTGCGAAAGCATTAAATGAACTTAGTGAGGAGCTCGAAGGGACTTACGTCTTTATTCATCAACACGCGGAAGAATATGCTCCCGGCGGAGCAGCACCAATGATAGAAGATGGCTGTTTAGAAGGTGTAGATGTAATCTTCGGCACACATTTGTGGTCAAGTGAACCAACAGGAACCATCCAATACCGAACAGGTCCAATCATGGCAGCAGCAGACCGTTTTGAAATTGAAATTCAAGGTCAAGGCGGCCACGGAGCACAGCCGCATAAAACAAAGGATGCCATCGTTACCGCTTCACAACTCGTATTAAATCTTCAGCAAATAGTTAGCCGCAAAGTCAATCCAGTTGAAGCAGCTGTTGTCACTGTTGCTTCCTTCACTGCAGAAAATGCCTTCAATGTTATTGCTGACAAAGCAAAATTAGTAGGAACTGTCCGGACTTTTAATGAAGGTATTAGGCAATTAATTGAAGAAGAAATAGAACGAATCATCCATGGCACGTGCTATTCTGCAAATAGCACATATAAGTATGATTTTGTAAGAGGTTATCCCGCTGTGATCAACCATGAAAGGGAAACAGAGTTTTTAATTAGCTGTGCAAAGGATGTTTCTGAGGTCAAAACAATTGAAGAAACCGAACCGCAAATGGGCGGTGAGGATTTTGCTTACTATTTGCAAAAGGTTCCAGGAACCTTCTTTTACACTGGAGCAAAGCCGGTTCGTGATGATGACGGATATCCGCATCACCATCCAAAATTTGATATCGATGAAAAAGCGATGCTCATTGCCGCAAAAACACTAGGTACGGCTGCAATAAGGATTCATAAAGAATAA
- a CDS encoding antibiotic biosynthesis monooxygenase, which translates to MHVYLTTGTFDFLKRIESKYPNEVMVTMVNENGALLLHETIGGTAFKEPRRYEVLESIGEIQKEGFAVMNNIPVKDEGRPLFEHQFKNQVQNIENEPGLIAFRLLRPLSSNTYVILTVWENEAYHQKWKKSDTFFEADKIKGTSINTQQNIFASAPYVSKYSITK; encoded by the coding sequence ATGCATGTTTATTTGACAACCGGAACGTTCGACTTTTTAAAAAGGATTGAAAGCAAATATCCCAATGAGGTAATGGTGACAATGGTTAATGAAAATGGAGCCTTATTACTTCATGAAACAATTGGAGGAACTGCGTTTAAAGAACCACGCAGATATGAGGTGTTAGAATCTATCGGTGAAATCCAAAAAGAGGGCTTTGCTGTCATGAATAATATCCCCGTAAAAGATGAAGGGCGCCCATTATTTGAGCATCAATTTAAAAACCAAGTTCAAAATATTGAGAATGAACCAGGATTGATTGCTTTTAGACTGCTCCGCCCCTTATCATCCAATACGTATGTGATCCTGACAGTTTGGGAAAATGAGGCCTATCATCAAAAGTGGAAGAAATCCGATACATTTTTTGAGGCTGATAAAATCAAAGGGACTAGTATAAATACACAGCAAAATATTTTTGCGAGTGCACCCTATGTAAGTAAATATTCAATAACCAAATAA
- the hemE gene encoding uroporphyrinogen decarboxylase, translated as MPRPINETFLKAARGEKTDHVPVWYMRQAGRSQPEYREIKEKYSLFEITHQPELCAYVTRLPVEQYNVDAAILYKDIMTPLPAIGMHVEIKGGIGPVIDNPISSLADVEKLGEIHPEEDVPFVLDTIKLLTSEQLNVPLIGFSGAPFTLASYMIEGGPSKNYNKTKAFMYTEPKAWFALMEKLGDMIITYVKSQIKAGAKAIQIFDSWVGALNVEDYRYFIKPIMNRIFTSLKEENVPLIMFGVGASHLALEWNDLPIDVVGLDWRLPIQQAREMGIHKTVQGNLDPAILLAPWEVIEERAKAILDQGMAQDGYIFNLGHGVFPSVNPETLKRLASFIHEYSASKLSR; from the coding sequence ATGCCAAGACCAATTAATGAAACATTTTTAAAAGCAGCAAGAGGTGAGAAAACAGATCATGTACCTGTATGGTATATGCGTCAAGCGGGTCGATCCCAGCCGGAGTATAGAGAGATTAAAGAAAAGTATTCATTATTTGAAATCACTCATCAGCCAGAGCTATGTGCTTATGTCACTCGTTTACCAGTTGAGCAATATAACGTAGACGCAGCGATATTATATAAAGATATCATGACCCCACTTCCAGCGATAGGTATGCATGTTGAAATTAAGGGTGGAATTGGACCAGTGATCGATAATCCAATCAGCTCTCTAGCAGATGTTGAAAAGCTAGGTGAAATTCACCCGGAAGAAGATGTTCCATTTGTATTGGACACGATCAAATTATTAACGTCTGAGCAATTGAATGTGCCCTTAATTGGTTTTTCTGGCGCACCATTTACACTTGCCAGCTACATGATTGAAGGCGGACCTTCGAAAAACTACAATAAAACAAAAGCATTCATGTACACGGAACCAAAGGCCTGGTTTGCTTTGATGGAAAAATTAGGCGATATGATTATTACATACGTGAAGTCGCAAATAAAAGCTGGGGCAAAGGCCATTCAAATCTTTGATTCATGGGTTGGAGCATTGAATGTGGAGGATTATCGCTATTTCATTAAACCAATCATGAATCGAATTTTTACTTCATTAAAAGAAGAAAATGTGCCGTTAATTATGTTTGGTGTTGGAGCAAGCCATTTGGCATTAGAATGGAATGATCTTCCGATTGATGTTGTAGGATTAGATTGGCGACTGCCGATTCAACAGGCAAGGGAAATGGGCATTCATAAAACCGTTCAAGGCAACCTTGACCCGGCGATATTGTTAGCCCCTTGGGAAGTGATTGAAGAAAGAGCGAAAGCCATTTTAGATCAAGGAATGGCACAAGACGGTTATATTTTTAATTTAGGCCATGGTGTATTCCCATCTGTTAATCCAGAAACATTAAAAAGATTAGCATCCTTTATACATGAGTATTCAGCATCCAAATTGAGTCGCTAA